Below is a genomic region from Drosophila kikkawai strain 14028-0561.14 chromosome X, DkikHiC1v2, whole genome shotgun sequence.
CCCGTCAGCGAGGTGATGGGATTTGTGAGCACAAAGTATCAGGATCCCCGGCTGGACTGGCCTGATGTCCAGCTGTTTATGGGCAGCTATGGTTATGGAGCGGACGGCGGAATGGTCGGTCGCCGTGGAGCAGCCATCACCCTGGAGAACTATGCCGATACCTTTGAGCCGGTGCTGTATCAGGACTCCTTTGTGATTGCCCCGCTGGTGATGCGTCCCCGTTCCAGAGGTTACCTGCAGATCAAGTCGGCGGATGCCAAGGTTCATCCGCTGATTCATGCCAACTACTATGACGATCCCCATGATATGGCCGTAATGGTGGAGGGTCTGAAGATGGCCCACCGGCTCACCCAGACCCCGGTGATGCAGTCCCTCAATGCCACGATGAATATCTACGAGTGGCGCAACTGCCCGGAGGTGGAGTATCTGAGTGATGCCTTTTGGGAGTGCCTGGCCAGGTTCTATTCGCAGACCATCTACCATCCGGTGGGTACTTGCAAAATGGCTCCCGCCTCCGATCCCGCGGGCGTTGTGGATCCCCGGTTGCGGGTTCGCGGCATCCGAAATCTTCGAGTGATAGATGCGAGCATCATGCCCACCATACCCACGGGCAACACGAATGCTCCCACCCTGATGGTGGCGGAGAGAGGAGCGGATATGATCAAGGAGGACTGGCGGCACTACAGGGACGGTGGTTGGGGTTAATTTGGGGTctttgtattatatatatcgAGAGGAAAAGCCCGATCATATATCGacaaaaatatcgaaatcaATGTAGAAAGTTTGATGTGTAGCATTTTTAGGTATCGAAATATATCGCTTTTtgtgttaaaatattattattattgataaaatatacatttgaaTTTTAGAATATCGTAAAAATATCGACTTTAAATATTACCgattcaaaatatatacaataaaatatatatatcgtaAAGAGTGACCTATCGAATTTTAGAATATtggaaaatattgtttttaaacttttaaataaaatcgatgaaatataatatatcgaTAAAACTATCGAGATCAATGATATATTGCATTTTATGTATCGAAATATATCGCTTTTTtgtgttaaattaaatttcgacataaaaaatatcgatattttatggCATCCCTAATCTAAGGATCCCCTCTCAACTTTCCCACAATAAATGTTTCTTTATAAAGTCACCTTCAATGTCTTATTTCTCACTTAAATCCAGAAAACACTGTTGGAAAATCCTCTTATGTTTAAATAAGTTCTTAAGAACCCTgacaaaaaatagtttaaagtaATTATTAAACAACTCTCGGCAAAGAATACTTAAAGATCACAGAGCGGCAAGGAAATCCCTTTcaaaatgaaaactgcatGCCTGACTAATAGGGCACCTATGGCATTGCAGGGTGATTAAGTCTCTTTctatatagtaaatatatatatatatatcttgggCGGGAACCATATATCACTTGTTGCCATTGTTGCCATTCCGCAGGTCGCAGCTAATTTGCTTTGGTAATGATCTTGGCTTTCATTTGACTCTTTGAGCCCGATGCCATGTAGCTGGCTGGCATTgctattttcccattttcattttcaattgaaTTCACGTTATTCCATTTATGTTatgttctctttttttattattttttttcttctttttagtTAGCCGCACAAACCTGATAACATTTCCCAGCGTTTGCTTCGGCGCGTTCTGAACTTTTGCAATTTTTGCCGTCATGTTTTCTTTGTTGTGAATATTTATGAATGTTCGAGCACACTCTGGGGTGTATTTTTGTGAATATGAGTATATGGGTTTTGtgtgaaaattatatataaaatatattatatatttttaaagagtttatTATAGTTTGGTTTTGGGAGAAACCAAGATGTTAAACTCATCCAttgattattgtttttttattctaattaTTCATGAATatctattgatttttatatcatgggttttcataatatttggCAAATATGTTTCATCTAATTTCAGACCCATTTTTAGAAGAGAGTTTTCCTTCCTCTTAGAAAAATcggtacatttttttttatataaaaaatttgattCCCGGGTATCTTATAGTCGGTGGATTTGGTTTTTGGCCAATTCTTCCAGCGTTCTCACTCGTTTTCTGTACGTAATTTATGAGCGGCCACTGAACCgaaatggcaaatggcagcGGTAGCCACTGAGTTTACGAGTTTGACCAGTTTTGGGTGCCTCGAATGAGTAGTGAGTGCGCGCGCCCCAGTGGGCCATGGCTTTGCCGCGGATCGGAAAAGGTTTTTACTGAGACTTTTCATGCAAGTTGCGCTTTGAGATTGCCGTTTAGTTCACGTCCGCCACTGATCGCAAAATGACGCTGCTCCCGGAGCTGCCATCCCCCAGATGGTTACTGATCCTGATGCTGTTTATCCTGGCTTTAGATCACAGCCTGGCACATCCGCAGCAGCAGTTCTTTCTGGCTGAGGATTTGATAACGGGAACGGGCACAGGAAGTggaacgggaacgggaacgggcACCGGAACAGGAGCTGAGCCCCTGATACCCGTCAATGATCCTTCGGGTAGGTTTTTTATAGGGATTTTTCTCTGAATTCTCtttaaatctaatatttattttaattaatattaattttaaataatattaattttaataatattatttaaataatattaatataatatataattttaatatattattattattttcatttaaatttaaacttgcAGATCTTAGGgctttctttataattttaaagtataattttaatttttaataattaaaaaataaatatataattttaaatatattatattttcttgaaatttatattacaGATCTTAGTGCTGGCTTGAATTTGGCACCCGTTGGAAATTTAATAGCCGCCGCTGCCATTGCCGTGCCCCCTGCCCCGGTTCAATTTATACGCACGGCCATGAACAGTGGCCTCTGATTATTATAATaactatatcttatttttaagcgacttttttttttaaagcacatttttaaattagtttgtcaagttaatacatttttttgtttttttttttgaactcTTTAGTTGTTGTCTTAAAGTAAGcttgttgtgtttttgtttgttgttgagCTTGCTTGCTGGTgctataaacatttttttatgatacGAGTTTTATCTGgatatatacattttgtgCAATCGCCTGCCTTAAAAGCTGTTTGTTATCTAGATTTATTATCGGAACACTCTAACGTCCATCATTTCTTCTTTGTGGTTTAGTTTAAAAAGAGCTTTTTGAGATGgttaaaattccaaaaaaggTCTCTCAAAATGAGGAATTTATATacttagaaaaataaacatacattaaagttagaaatatatacaaaat
It encodes:
- the LOC108079195 gene encoding uncharacterized protein — encoded protein: MTLLPELPSPRWLLILMLFILALDHSLAHPQQQFFLAEDLITGTGTGSGTGTGTGTGTGAEPLIPVNDPSDLSAGLNLAPVGNLIAAAAIAVPPAPVQFIRTAMNSGL